Proteins co-encoded in one Octopus sinensis linkage group LG6, ASM634580v1, whole genome shotgun sequence genomic window:
- the LOC115212818 gene encoding uncharacterized protein LOC115212818 gives MGNYFSRMGCCHADDDEHGDFSKPAAKPLEEKTPIAASLKPHDLHIIERQPESSNEEKTHSFEKINVLLASPTKICAHSNKNSNANPLIHPVYTKPPTAIAGYSEDPMIKELKERFKNRSLSKSIEDGSPDINDRQPILSKKCGGTPLKAYVSYTTEQGQLDQPDFIREKTPNDEFCTRFAREETPPFIEVRLSPVIELTPTVAKIIETKPEVSQNCVCLEQPKRLNTANVDPPEKIHESVLVDIANGSVLDSLRNQSFTFKEDETNDKPKVLDYINEGFKHSSGSLHKEEKTIIKRDSNGGYKVFKECIVSTLVHNNEAFTDSSQSLTDKWDMTPGYDDYPYHKSANNRGEPKFQISTDSSYTALDEDKMVQVRVVDNPLSEESYDLCSFDGYHNVPEKQQLLPQDSRTYLWEDDDEHDADDEETFLESTPPIQSKRNCQLSTDSETVCSTDLFLPDSDSSHDSLTPENKLMEFSSPTNISDFADKTVSSCIDNAQKCISQNETTQESFREYPLKSFGKYILDKKVSFEDELANNNASTNFDTTSDSVDLPPEEEQIQRETSFENDAPSFSPSECSSSTFPYDNDGDVEKTQDDRKDSQNGNHLNRATPDNNDQRENENDNEFPSPPEEFLEFRELLEKEGFSKEEFMSVSETGGELLDLNEENIYFQRDGSHSLDISEDTNLLANLNESHFLEEAISHSSGYDDRSVENERISLLDNNEQLLASYDSDSFQHGGHVSYDNDLLDQSITSDYYSSGDRDQHFSEFSQFSLKGNEKRFAVLEGSSGHSSQDEVTDADVKTGTTHPSFKKKPQIPHSAPMINRSGSFEFEDIAKDLSTFKRDISLNSDTDASCSSPVSDVRVDLLSKVRHPSSQKQNNSNNENKTESKLPRMMSHELECFSLSDPEEKKVILEPDFGYPIAKTDALQRQESESEKGPTKAKSDNELPSDETTDNIKHEFTEENILDSSTDSTSDPSCIQLQDPTTETTLSENKDKEAEDSGCSIDKSSKIKEVLETKEILAKSLKENENQIETDDSELLPSPKLRRQSTLKTSEMFSMALMEELQEELSSDAQSDRSKCSISSDIPKIVMTSPNGSTTSSSSPRSSQIDLSSSNDKEAPATQQIFSLRFRQPAADYVTFRNRLETTYVSLENVLLRNNIILGTVKIKPMGNKKSVFLRCSFNLWETSVDIPATHTPSSFPNQYETFSFALTMPVSFEEIMHVVFAVCYKSDDQTYWDNNDNKNYEIVSTHTIQQEMLSKFRSSETEAVLPKCYPSVLKKGVTSFSSNSSWDVASSIKETKHIRKSAICLNVSKPAADYVTFKSRLERDFVALEHVFNKDFMLTGSIKVKNLNVKKTVFIRCSFDGWKTCIDVPASLSNTEYTYPYETYTFEMNVPTVFNTKMQFAVCYQAGDNVFWDNNGDKNYQICFFDMYAKMQVDPWKGQ, from the coding sequence atggGGAATTATTTCTCTCGTATGGGATGTTGTCatgctgatgacgatgaacaCGGTGACTTTTCAAAACCCGCGGCGAAGCCCCTGGAGGAGAAGACACCGATCGCTGCTTCGTTAAAACCTCACGATCTCCATATTATTGAAAGACAGCCTGAATCGAGTAATGAAGAAAAGACGCACAGTTTTGAGAAAATTAACGTGCTCCTTGCTTCGCCGACAAAAATTTGTGCACATTCTAATAAAAACTCCAATGCAAATCCACTAATTCATCCGGTCTACACGAAACCTCCAACTGCTATTGCAGGATATAGCGAGGATCCTATGATAAAAGAGCTCAAAGAACGATTTAAAAACAGATCTCTTTCCAAGTCTATTGAGGATGGCAGCCCTGATATCAATGACCGTCAACCAATCCTTTCGAAAAAGTGTGGTGGAACACCATTGAAAGCTTATGTATCTTATACAACTGAACAAGGACAATTAGACCAACCAGATTTCATTAGAGAAAAGACACCAAATGATGAATTTTGTACCCGTTTTGCCAGAGAGGAGACCCCTCCTTTTATCGAAGTAAGGTTGTCACCTGTTATTGAACTTACTCCCACAGTTGCTAAAATAATAGAAACGAAGCCTGAAGTCTCACAAAACTGTGTCTGTTTAGAACAGCCCAAACGTCTCAACACTGCCAATGTTGATCCACCAGAGAAGATTCATGAATCAGTCCTTGTTGACATTGCAAATGGAAGTGTACTGGATAGTCTCCGAAATCAATCTTTCACTTTTAAAGAAGATGAAACCAATGATAAACCCAAGGTATTAGATTATATTAACGAGGGTTTTAAACATAGCTCTGGCTCACTGCATAAAGAAGAGAAGACAATTATTAAAAGAGATTCAAATGGAGGTTATAAGGTTTTCAAGGAATGCATTGTTTCTACTTTGGTACACAACAATGAAGCATTTACAGACAGTTCTCAGTCCCTGACAGATAAATGGGATATGACTCCAGGTTATGATGATTATCCATATCACAAATCAGCTAATAATAGAGGCGAACCAAAATTCCAAATCAGCACAGACAGTTCTTATACAGCATTAGATGAAGACAAAATGGTCCAAGTGCGTGTTGTGGACAATCCACTTTCAGAGGAATCTTATGATCTTTGTTCTTTTGATGGCTATCATAATGTCCCAGAAAAACAACAATTACTTCCTCAAGACTCACGTACTTACCTTtgggaagatgacgatgaacatgatgctgatgatgaagaaacaTTCCTTGAGTCTACACCACCTATACAAAGTAAAAGAAATTGCCAGCTATCTACTGATTCAGAAACTGTGTGTTCTACAGACCTTTTCCTTCCTGATTCTGACAGTTCCCATGATTCCCTGACACCAGAGAATAAATTGATGGAATTTTCTTCTCCAACAAATATATCAGATTTTGCAGATAAGACTGTGTCAAGCTGCATTGACAATGCTCAAAAATGTATTTCTCAAAATGAAACAACCCAAGAAAGTTTCAGAGAATATCCACTGAAATCCTTTGGAAAATATATTCTTGATAAAAAAGTGTCATTTGAAGATGAACTAGCAAATAATAATGCTTCCACTAATTTTGACACCACATCTGATTCAGTTGACCTGCCCCCAGAAGAAGAACAGATCCAGAGAGAGACATCATTTGAAAATGATGCCCCATCTTTTTCACCCAGTGAATGCTCTTCTTCTACATTTCCATATGATAATGATGGAGATGTAGAAAAAACACAGGATGACAGAAAAGATAGTCAAAATGGGAACCATTTAAACAGAGCTACACCAGATAATAACGATCAACGAGAAAATGAAAACGATAACGAATTTCCGTCCCCTCCTGAGGAATTTCTTGAATTTCGAGAACTTCTTGAAAAAGAAGGATTCAGCAAGGAAGAGTTTATGAGTGTCAGTGAAACAGGAGGTGAATTATTGGatctgaatgaagaaaatatttatttccagaGAGATGGTTCTCATTCTTTAGATATTAGTGAAGACACTAATTTGCTTGCAAATCTGAATGAGTCACATTTCCTGGAAGAAGCAATATCTCATTCATCTGGTTACGATGATCGTTCCGTAGAGAATGAGCGAATTTCCCTCCTAGACAACAATGAACAACTTCTTGCATCTTATGACAGTGATTCCTTCCAGCATGGAGGACATGTTTCATATGATAATGATTTATTAGATCAATCAATTACAAGTGATTATTATTCATCTGGTGATAGAGATCaacatttttctgaattttctcaGTTCTCTTTGAAAGGCAATGAAAAAAGATTTGCAGTTTTAGAAGGATCCAGTGGTCACAGTAGCCAAGACGAAGTAACAGATGCTGATGTTAAAACTGGCACAACACATCCATCGTTTAAAAAGAAACCTCAAATACCACACTCAGCTCCAATGATTAACAGGAGTGGATCCTTTGAATTTGAAGACATTGCTAAAGATTTATCGACATTTAAAAGAGATATTTCCCTCAATAGTGATACTGATGCCTCATGTTCATCACCTGTATCAGACGTAAGAGTTGATTTGTTGAGTAAAGTCAGGCACCCTTCATCTCAGaaacaaaataattcaaataatgaaaacaaaactgaaagcaaATTACCTCGAATGATGTCACACGAACTTGAATGTTTCAGCTTAAGTGATCCCGAAGAGAAAAAAGTGATACTTGAACCTGATTTTGGTTATCCTATTGCCAAAACTGATGCATTACAAAGGCAAGAATCAGAGTCAGAGAAAGGACCAACGAAAGCAAAGTCTGACAATGAATTACCAAGTGATGAAACCACAGACAATATCAAACATGAATTCACTGAAGAAAATATTCTAGATTCATCAACGGATTCTACCAGTGACCCTTCATGTATACAGCTTCAAGACCCAACAACTGAAACCACACtgtcagaaaataaagacaaagagGCTGAAGACAGTGGTTGTTCAATAGATAAAAGTTCCAAAATTAAAGAGGTTTtagaaacaaaagaaattctTGCTAAAtctttgaaagaaaatgaaaatcaaattgaaaCTGATGACAGTGAACTTTTGCCATCACCAAAGCTTAGACGTCAGTCAACATTGAAAACTAGTGAGATGTTTTCAATGGCTTTAATGGAGGAATTACAGGAAGAACTCAGCTCAGATGCTCAATCAGATCGATCCAAATGTTCCATCAGTTCAGATATTCCAAAGATTGTAATGACATCACCAAATGGatccacaacatcatcatcatcacctagaAGTTCTCAGATAGATTTGTCCAGTTCAAATGATAAAGAGGCGCCGGCAACTCAACAAATCTTTTCTCTACGCTTCCGTCAACCAGCTGCTGACTATGTCACATTTCGTAACAGACTTGAAACGACATATGTTTCACTTGAAAATGTTCTCCTTCGAAATAACATAATTCTTGGAACTGTGAAAATAAAACCAATGGGTAATAAGAAATCTGTTTTTCTCCGTTGCTCATTTAATCTTTGGGAGACATCCGTAGATATTCCTGCCACACATACCCCTAGCAGCTTCCCGAATCAATATGAAACTTTTAGCTTTGCCTTAACCATGCCAGTGTCCTTCGAAGAAATCATGCATGTTGTTTTTGCAGTTTGCTACAAAAGTGATGATCAGACTTATTGGGACAATAACGACAATAAGAACTATGAAATAGTATCAACCCATACTATTCAGCAAGAAATGCTTTCCAAATTCCGTTCAAGTGAAACTGAAGCTGTGTTACCAAAATGCTACCCAAGTGTGTTGAAGAAAGGTGTGACATCTTTCTCAAGTAATTCCTCTTGGGATGTGGCTTCATCTATAAAAGAAACCAAACATATTAGAAAATCAGCTATTTGCTTGAATGTTTCTAAACCTGCTGCTGATTATGTCACTTTTAAAAGCCGCCTTGAGAGAGACTTTGTAGCTTTAGAACACGTTTTTAATAAGGACTTCATGTTAACTGGTAGCatcaaagttaaaaatttaaatgtaaagaaAACCGTATTTATACGATGCAGTTTTGATGGATGGAAGACTTGCATAGATGTACCTGCTAGCTTGTCTAATACAgaatacacatatccatatgaaACGTACACCTTTGAAATGAATGTACCGACAGTTTTTAATACTAAAATGCAGTTTGCGGTTTGTTATCAAGCTGGTGATAATGTCTTTTGGGACAATAACGGTGATAAAAACTATCAAATTTGTTTTTTCGATATGTATGCTAAAATGCAAGTTGACCCCTGGAAAGGACAGTAG